Below is a genomic region from Cuculus canorus isolate bCucCan1 chromosome 31, bCucCan1.pri, whole genome shotgun sequence.
ACTTCCAGCCCCTGAAGATGGGGATTCAGCTACAAATCCTCTTCCTGAAGGCATTTACGGAGAGGTTTTGGGCGGCTGCTCTTCCCCATCTCCTTTTCCAGCCCAAAATTCCTCCCCGAGACCATACGGGGCGGAAttcagggatggaggagggattCAGGGGTGGAGAGGAGTTTTGAGGGCAAAGGAAGAAttcagggatggaggagagtTTTGAGGGCaaaggaaggatttggggatggaggagggatttgagggcgaaggaaggatttggggatggaggaggggtttgagggcaaaggaaggatttggggatggaggagggattTAAGGGCaaaggaaggatttggggatggaggagggattcagggatggagaggagttTTGAGGGCaaaggaaggatttggggatggaggaggggtttgagggcaaAGGAAGGatctggggatggagaggggcggaattcagggatggaggagggattCAGGGATGGAGAGTTTTGAGGGCAAAGGAAGGATtcggggatggaggagggatttgagggcaaaggaaggatttggggaCGGAGGAGGGATTTGAGGGCAAAGGAAGGatctggggatggagaggggtgGAAttcagggatggaggagagtTTTGAGGGCAAAGGAAGGAttcagggatggaggagagtTTTGAGGGCAAAGGAAGGGtttggggatggaggagggattTGAGGGCAAAGGAAGGatctggggatggagaggggtgGAAttcagggatggaggagagtTTTGAGGGCAAAGGAAGGAttcagggatggaggagagtTTTGAGGGCAAAGGAAGGAttcagggatggaggagggattTGAGGGCAAAGGAAGGatctggggatggaggagggattcagggatggagaggagttTTGAGGGCAGAGGAAGGATTCCGGGATGGAGCAGGGATTTGGAGACAAAGGAAGGATTCCAGGCATGGTCTCCCTGTCCAGTTGCCTAccctcttctctccccatccGCAGGAGAAGTTGCAGCGCTGCCTGGAGCCGCTGGAGCGGAGGCTGGAGGCCGTCGCCAGCTGCCGAGCACGGGAGGAGAAGAAGCCGAGCCAGCTGAAGGCAGGTTGGGTGCCGAGAGGGGTACCGGGAGATCCCAACAACTCCCGGTGCTCACCGGTGCCTTTTCTTACCCTCTCCCGGCGCAGAGGAAGGTGGCTCTGCAGCGGGAATGCATCACCCGGGAGTTCGAGGAGCTGCACCGGCTGCTGGcggaggaggagcagctgctgctgcggcAGTTGGccgaggaggagcaggagatcCTGCAGCGGCTCCAGGCCAACGTGGCTCGGCTCGCGGAGCAGCGCCGGGCTCTGGCCACCCTCGTGGCCGAGCTGGAGGAGAAGTGCCTGCAGCCGGACATCGAGATGCTCAAGGTGGGATcggcactgggaatgggacaGGATTGGGCAGGATCCTGGCAGGTGGGATCCAGTCCCGGAGGTCGACTTTAAGGGGATGACCCAGCACCCCTAAcctgcctttttctctctttttcctcttttccttctctctccctctgcttttccctgctttcccccCGCCGTTTTCACCCCTTCCCCTTTTtgcccttttccctcctccttcccccccttttccctcctcctcccctccctttgccctcttcctcccctccctttgccctcttcctcccctccctttgccctcttcctcccctccctttgccctcttcctcccctccctttgccctcttcctcccctccctttgccctccccctcccccccttttccctcctcccctcccttttccctcctcccctcccttttccctcctcccctcccttttccctccccctcctcctcccccctttttcctcctccccccttttccctcctcctccccccttttccctcctcctcccccccctttccctcctcctccccccttttccctcctcctccccccttttccctcctccgCCCCCcgtttccctcctcctcccccgtgGTCGCTCCGCCCCCCCCCTTGTCCCTCTTCCTCCCCGcgttccctcctcctccccccttttccctcctcctccccccatttccctcctcctccccccttttccctcctcctccccccttttccctcctcctccccccttttccctcctcctccccccttttccctcctccccccttttccctcctcccctcccttttccctcctcctccccccttttccctcctcctccccccttttccctcctcctccccccttttccctcttcctccccccttttccctcctcctccccccttttccctcctcctccccccttttccctcctcctccccctcccttttccctccccctcccctcccttttccctccccctcccctcccttttccctcctcctcccctcccttttccctcctcctcccctcccttttccctcctcctcccctcccttttccctcctcctcccctcccttttccctcctcctccccccttttccctcctcctccccccttttccctcttcctccccccttttccctcctcctccccccttttccctcctcctccccccttttccctcctcctccccccttttccctcctcctccctcccttttccctcttcctccccccttttccctcctcctcccccccttttccctcctcctcccctcccttttccctcctcctcccctcccttttccctcctcctcccccccttttccctccccctcccctcccttttccctccccctcccctcccttttccctccccctcccctcccttttccctccccctcccctcccttttccctccccctcccctcccttttccctccccctcccctcccttttccctccccctcccctcccttttccctccccctcccctcccttttccctccccctcccctcccttttccctccccctcccctcccttttccctcctcctcccctcccttttccctcctcctcccctcccttttccctcctcctcccctcccttttccctcctcctcccctcccttttccctcctcctcccctcccttttccctcctcctcccctcccttttccctcctcctcccctcccttttccctcctcctcccctcccttttccctcttcctccccactcttttccctcttcctccctccccttttcctgctctccatcccatttttcctcctcccccctttcaGGACATCAAGGACACCTTGGCCAGGTAAGATCCGCgcagctgctctgagctgcGCTTTTGGGgctgaaaatggggattttggGGCTGCACCAATCCGGCACATCCCACCTTCCCGGCACTGCCGGCAGGTACGAGGCAGCAGCGGCACCCGCCGATGATCCGGCTTCTGTGGCCATCGAGTTGGAGAAGAACTTCTGCAGCTTCCCCCGGCAGTACTTCACCCTCCGCAAGATCTCCCGGCGCCTCATCGGTGAGGAATTCCATAAATCCCTGAATCTGAGAACctcaagagggacctggaggggctggagaagtggggctgggagaacctcaggaggttcaaccacgccaagagggacctggaggggctggagaagtggggctgggagaacctcaggaggttcaaccacgccaagagggacctggacgggcgggagaagtggggctgtgagaacctcaggaggttccaccaggccaagagggacctggacaggctggagaagtggggctgggagaacctcaggaggttcaaccaggccaagagggacctggacgggctggagaagtggggctgggagaacctcaggaggttcaaccaggccaagaaggacctggacaggctggagaagtggggctgggagaacctcaggaggttcaaccacaccaagagggacctggacaggctggagaagtggggctgggagaacctcaggaggttcaaccaCGCCAAGAGGCCATGAGGGTGGTGGGaccctggaacagattgcccagagaagctgtggctgccccatccctggaggttccaggccacgttggatggaccttggagaaccggatccagtgggagatgtccccaTGGCcggggttggaacaggatgaaggtcccttccaacccaaactatgattTCCATGATTCCATGGTCTACGAAGCCCTTTCCCGTTGCTCTTCCCCTTTGCAGCCGAGGTGACGCTGGATCCCGACACGGCTCATCCCAACCTACTTTTATCGGACGACCGGAAAAGCGTCCGCTTCGTGGAAGCGCGGCTGCAGGATTTGCCGGATACGCCGCAGCGTTTCACCGTCTACCCCTGCGTCCTCGCCGCTCAGGGCTTCACCTCCGGGCGCCACTACTGGGAGGTGGAAGTGGGTGACAAAACCCACTGGGCGCTCGGAATCTGCAAGGATTCCGTCAGTCGGAAAGGGGAGTTAACGCCGCTGCCGGAGACGGGATATTGGCGCGTCCGGCTCTGGAATGGCGATAAATACGCAGCCACCACCACGCCTTTCACGCCGTTGACGCTACGGGTGAAGCCCAAACGCGTTGGGATCTTCTTGGATTACGAAGGTGGCAAAGTGGCCTTTTATAACGTGACGGATCGCTCGCACATCTTCACCTTCACCGAGACCTTCACCGAGAAGGTTTGGCCGCTCTTCTACCCTGGCATCCGCGCTGGCAGGAAGAACGCGGCGCCTCTCGTTATCCGTTCGCCGACAGATTGGGAGTGAGGGGAGAGCGGCGGCGATGGGCGTTGGCTCCCTGGTGTCTGGCAGCGCCGCGATCCGGTGCTCCGGTGCTGCCGGGATCTGGACTTAGCGGCTCCGATATGCTGATAGGATCCGGTGCTCCGGCACTACCAGGATCTGGAATTTGGGGCTCCGATATGCTGATAGGATCCGGTGCTCCGGCGCTACCAGGATCTGGACTTAGCGGCTCCGATATCCTGATAGGATCCGGTGCTCCGGTGCTGCCGGGATCTGGACTTAGCGGCTCCGATATGCTGATAGGATCCGGTGCTCCGGCACTGCCGGGATCTGGACTTAGCGGCTCCGATATGCTGATAGGATCCGGTGCTCCGGCGCTGCCGGGATCTGGACTTAGCGGCTCCGATATGCTGATAGGATCCGGTGCTCCGGCGCTGCCGGGATCTGGACTTAGCGGCTCCGATATCCTGATAGGATCCGGTGCTCCGGCACTGCCGGGATCTGGACTTAGCGGCTCCGATATGCTGATAGGATCCGGTGCTCCGGCGCTGCCGGGATCTGGACTTAGCGGCTCTGATATGCTGATAGGATCCGGTGCTCCGGCACTACCAGGATTTGGAGGTTGGGGCTTTGATACGCTGCCGGGATCCCGTGTTCCGGCATAGACAAGGCTGGAATCGGTCACTACCGGGATCCGGTGCTCTGACACCACAAAGATTTGGCTCTCTGACATTTGGTTATTGCCAGGCTTTGATGCTCTGACACTCGGCACCGCCGGCACCGGGTGCGCCGGTATAGATGGGGTTTGGTGCTCTGACACTCGGCACCGCCAGCACCGGGTGCGCCGGTACAGATGGGGTTTGGCGCTCTGACACTCGGCACCGCCGGGACCTGGTGTGCCGGTATAGATGGGGTTTGGTGCTCTGACACTCGGCACCGCCGGCATCCGGTGCTCCGGCACGGACAGGGTTTGGTGCTCTGATGTCGGGCACCACCGGGCTCCGGTGCTCCGGCACGGACAGGGTTTGGCGCTCTGATATCTGGCACCGCTGGGCTCCGGTGCTCCGCCGTGGACAGGGTTTGGCGCTCTGATATCTGGTGGCACCGGGATTTGGCTCCGGCACAGCTGGGATTTGGCTCTTTGCTGCCCAGCGCAGTGGTGCCCTGGCGCTCAGCACCACCACCATCAGGATGGCGGCTGTGCTAAAGGCGTGTGTGGCATCGCCATCTgtgtccctccctgtccccatggcCATCCTCAGCCCTCTGTCCGAgtgtccctccctgtccccatgtccctccccgtccatccctgtccccgcgtccctccctgtccccgtgtccatcctcatc
It encodes:
- the TRIM39 gene encoding E3 ubiquitin-protein ligase TRIM39, which produces MAGADPLETLQVEASCSVCLEYLQDPVIIECGHNFCRRCITRWWADLTRDFPCPVCRKTSRHRSLRPNRQLGNIVEAARQLRGTKRKHREENSCQRHGQALARFCRDDQALVCLLCEISSNHRAHTLLPLDEAALEYKEKLQRCLEPLERRLEAVASCRAREEKKPSQLKRKVALQRECITREFEELHRLLAEEEQLLLRQLAEEEQEILQRLQANVARLAEQRRALATLVAELEEKCLQPDIEMLKDIKDTLARYEAAAAPADDPASVAIELEKNFCSFPRQYFTLRKISRRLIAEVTLDPDTAHPNLLLSDDRKSVRFVEARLQDLPDTPQRFTVYPCVLAAQGFTSGRHYWEVEVGDKTHWALGICKDSVSRKGELTPLPETGYWRVRLWNGDKYAATTTPFTPLTLRVKPKRVGIFLDYEGGKVAFYNVTDRSHIFTFTETFTEKVWPLFYPGIRAGRKNAAPLVIRSPTDWE